Proteins encoded by one window of Lates calcarifer isolate ASB-BC8 linkage group LG5, TLL_Latcal_v3, whole genome shotgun sequence:
- the LOC108892174 gene encoding uncharacterized protein LOC108892174, translated as MKMSNRWWITVTLVFSLPALRSAAPDQNRLPGLIQEIRRMKNGFNINTMYSVALSLPVNHWYDLSGVTKPTAQEGQGIKNGEVFRNSRLSMATVLTTTRPPTHAEWRVLNNLHLQSNDGDLFVIFAHASPCDANCANPGSPRNIIDLINNVINRGAWRDKAFVFENIFTPRGQQIADKNKLKQALRDLGTSSIGLANIFRCFQSKRTRRFRCTSCATGGDVTDDCVNYNA; from the exons ATGAAG ATGTCCAACCGGTGGTGGATCACTGTGACTCtggtcttctctctgcctgctctgaGATCAGCTGCTCCGGATCAGAACAGACTCCCAGGACTGATACAAGAAATAAGGAGAATGAAGAATGG gtTCAACATAAACACTATGTACAGTGTGGCTCTGAGCCTTCCAGTGAACCACTGGTATGATCTCAGCGGTGTGACGAAGCCTACAGCACAAGAAGGACAAGGGATTAAAAATGGTGAAGTTTTTCGCAACAGCAGACTTTCTATGGCCACAGTACTGACAACAACTCGACCACCTACACATGCAGAGTGGCGTGTCCTGAACAACTTACATCTCCAGAGCAACGACGGTGATTTGTTTGTCATCTTCGCTCACGCCTCTCCATGTGACGCAAACTGTGCAAACCCAGGGAGTCCTAGAAATATCATTGATTTGATTAATAATGTCATTAATAGGGGGGCGTGGAGGGATAAAGcatttgtgtttgaaaacatatttacacCTAGAGGCCAGCAAAttgctgacaaaaacaaattaaaacaggcTCTTAGAGACCTCGGGACATCATCTATTGGTCTTGCAAACATATTTCGCTGTTTCCAGTCAAAACGAACACGGCGTTTCCGTTGCACCAGCTGTGCGACTGGTGGTGATGTTACAGATGACTGTGTTAATTACAATGCATAA